GAGAAGAGCTCGCGAACGGGCGAAAACTCGACGAGGGCAATGTCAACAGCATAGCCAGTAACAGGAAGCTTCAAATCCCTCAAAACAGAGAATCCTTCGGCCATTCTGGGCTTGGGAACGTGCTTGGCAACGGAGCAATGAGGGATCCAATTGTCAACGGAATAGTCAGCGGGAACCTCAACGCCTTCTTTCCTCAAGGCATCGGAGAGCTGAGAGTGGAGCTGCAAGAGGGAAAGCGTGGGAgtgggagagagaaagaggaggTTGGAGTCGCCGGAGAGAGAGCcgatggaggagaaggagaggGGAAGAGGCTCTTGCTTTGAAGCGAAGGGTTCGAGGATGGAGTCGAATTTGGAAGGGTCGAGGGAGGAAGAAGGGAAAGAGAAGAGTGTGATGTGAGGGCGAGAGGCCATGTCGATGAGGTGAGTGCTGATTTGGCGGCGAGCGAGGGCGTTCCATGCTTTCAGGACCTGGTTCTCCAGCGCCGGGTCCAAGTAGAGTTCGATGGCGTAACCGTA
The genomic region above belongs to Arachis stenosperma cultivar V10309 chromosome 5, arast.V10309.gnm1.PFL2, whole genome shotgun sequence and contains:
- the LOC130979409 gene encoding uncharacterized protein LOC130979409, yielding MSQQEYGYAIELYLDPALENQVLKAWNALARRQISTHLIDMASRPHITLFSFPSSSLDPSKFDSILEPFASKQEPLPLSFSSIGSLSGDSNLLFLSPTPTLSLLQLHSQLSDALRKEGVEVPADYSVDNWIPHCSVAKHVPKPRMAEGFSVLRDLKLPVTGYAVDIALVEFSPVRELFSFVLGTALGS